The Persephonella sp. genome has a segment encoding these proteins:
- a CDS encoding DEAD/DEAH box helicase, whose translation MRLKEQIYVSDNLISPLKINTQLLFIDKSFCFVSDNLLKEIPKVSNSGKLFIKKVDINKVLRGETKKKEEKKLPKNYSIFDLLKPMLMPSIDFELPKSIHFPHKLFNYQVEGIKFLISKEFALLADQMGTGKTVMSITAMRILFLKGKIKKAVVVVPSNLISVWEDHLLKWSPELVYLTLNENKKSRRQLYTKDAHIYLISYDTLKNDYKFSKDLLKRFSKDIDLIILDEAHNIKNPDALKTRAVKFISKNSKIRWALSGTPLQNNLKELLSLYEFLNPQFKVEKRITEEEARELIKPVMLRRLKKDVLKDLPEKLPPEIERFDLSPLQQAEYDYVLGKETERLQEIYDRFKGDKKFRFIMKQNLIQSIQKLRQICNFPTKGIDSPKMERLREMVVELIKDGEKIVVFTNFVKAGVEKIVKNLSFYINPDYIVTYHGSMKPEEKKEAVNQFRYNNKKYVFIGTLGSAGEGLTLVESSYAVFFDLHWNPAKIWQAEDRVHRIGQKNKVNIYSFVMKNTVEEKIIQKLEEKRKMIDNVIDGIESKEAEIITIEDLIDFVGLKTYKEDADALQNKGSA comes from the coding sequence TTGAGACTGAAAGAGCAGATATATGTATCAGATAATCTGATCAGTCCTCTGAAGATAAACACACAGCTACTTTTTATTGATAAATCCTTCTGTTTTGTTTCAGATAATCTCTTAAAAGAAATACCAAAGGTATCAAACTCTGGAAAACTTTTTATAAAAAAGGTTGACATAAATAAAGTTTTAAGAGGAGAAACAAAAAAGAAAGAAGAAAAAAAACTGCCAAAAAACTACAGTATATTTGATCTTCTTAAACCTATGCTTATGCCTTCCATAGATTTTGAACTGCCTAAAAGTATCCACTTTCCCCATAAACTGTTTAACTATCAGGTAGAGGGTATAAAATTCCTGATTTCAAAAGAATTTGCACTTCTTGCAGATCAGATGGGAACAGGTAAAACGGTTATGTCTATAACAGCGATGAGAATTCTTTTTCTGAAAGGGAAAATTAAAAAAGCTGTAGTGGTTGTTCCCTCAAATCTTATCTCTGTATGGGAAGATCACCTCCTTAAGTGGTCTCCTGAACTTGTTTATTTAACTCTTAATGAAAATAAAAAAAGTAGAAGACAGCTTTACACAAAAGATGCCCACATATACCTTATCAGCTACGACACGCTAAAAAACGATTACAAATTCTCAAAAGATTTATTAAAAAGATTTTCAAAAGATATAGATCTGATCATTCTTGATGAAGCCCACAACATTAAAAATCCAGATGCTCTTAAAACAAGAGCCGTGAAGTTTATCTCAAAAAACTCCAAAATAAGATGGGCTCTAAGCGGAACACCTCTACAAAACAACCTTAAGGAGCTTCTATCCCTTTATGAGTTTTTAAACCCCCAGTTTAAAGTAGAAAAGAGGATTACTGAAGAAGAAGCCAGAGAACTGATAAAACCTGTGATGCTTAGAAGATTAAAAAAAGATGTCTTGAAAGACCTCCCAGAAAAATTGCCCCCTGAGATTGAAAGGTTTGATTTATCACCTCTACAGCAGGCAGAATACGATTATGTTTTAGGGAAAGAAACTGAAAGGCTTCAGGAGATTTACGATAGATTTAAAGGTGATAAAAAATTCAGATTTATTATGAAGCAGAACCTTATCCAGTCAATCCAGAAACTGAGACAGATATGTAACTTCCCAACAAAAGGAATAGATAGTCCCAAAATGGAAAGATTAAGGGAGATGGTTGTTGAGCTAATAAAAGACGGAGAAAAGATCGTTGTATTCACAAACTTTGTCAAAGCAGGTGTTGAGAAAATAGTAAAGAACCTGTCATTTTATATAAATCCAGATTACATAGTCACATACCACGGCAGTATGAAACCTGAAGAAAAAAAAGAGGCTGTTAACCAGTTTAGATACAACAACAAAAAATATGTGTTTATAGGAACGTTAGGATCAGCAGGTGAAGGACTGACCCTTGTTGAATCAAGTTATGCTGTATTTTTTGATCTACACTGGAACCCTGCAAAAATCTGGCAGGCAGAAGATAGGGTTCACAGAATAGGTCAAAAAAATAAAGTTAATATATATAGCTTTGTAATGAAAAACACCGTTGAAGAAAAAATAATCCAAAAGTTAGAAGAAAAAAGAAAAATGATAGATAATGTTATAGATGGAATAGAAAGTAAAGAAGCTGAGATAATAACTATTGAAGATCTTATAGATTTTGTAGGCTTAAAGACCTACAAGGAGGACGCCGATGCATTACAGAACAAAGGTTCAGCCTAA